A region from the Canis aureus isolate CA01 chromosome 10, VMU_Caureus_v.1.0, whole genome shotgun sequence genome encodes:
- the LOC144321773 gene encoding olfactory receptor 13F1-like produces MIKTNLTVISKFIFLGFTYYPKVEVIVFVLCLLMYLITLLGNIILISITILDSHLHKPMYFFLSNLSFLDIWYTSSALTPMLANFVLGKNTISFSGCAIQMYFSLAMGSTECVLLSMMAYDRYVAICNPLRYPVIMNRRVCVQIAAGSWVTGCLTALVETMSVLHQSFCGNSIINHFTCEILAVLKLVCVDTSRVQLIMLLISILLLPMPMLLICISYAFILSNILRISSVDGRSKAFSTCAAHLTVVVLFYGTALSMYLKPLAVDSQEIDKFIALVYAGLIPMLNPIIYSLRNKEVKAAVKKLLIRNHLCAF; encoded by the coding sequence ATGATCAAGACAAACTTGACAgtcatttcaaaatttatttttctgggatTTACTTACTACCCCAAAGTTGAGGTCATCGTATTTGTGCTGTGCTTGCTGATGTATCTGATCACCCTGCTGGGTAATATAATTCTGATCTCCATCACCATCCTGGATTCCCACCTACACAAACCCATGTACTTCTTTCTCAGCAACCTTTCCTTTTTAGACATCTGGTACACCTCTTCTGCTCTCACTCCAATGCTGGCAAACTTTGTTTTGGGGAAAAACACTATCTCATTCTCAGGATGTGCCATTCAGATGTACTTTTCTCTTGCCATGGGCTCCACTGAGTGTGTGCTCCTCTCCATGATGGCGTATGACCGgtatgtggccatctgcaaccCTCTGAGGTACCCTGTCATCATGAATAGGAGGGTTTGTGTGCAGATTGCAGCTGGCTCCTGGGTGACAGGCTGCCTCACTGCCTTGGTGGAAACAATGTCTGTGCTACATCAGTCTTTCTGTGGAAATAGCATCATCAATCATTTCACTTGTGAAATTCTGGCTGTGTTGAAACTAGTTTGCGTAGACACTTCCAGGGTGCAGTTAATCATGCTGTTGATTAGCATACTTCTTCTTCCTATGCCGATGCTTCTCATTTGTATATCTTATGCATTCATTCTCTCCAACATTCTGAGAATCAGCTCAGTGGATGGTCGAAGCAAAGCCTTTTCAACATGTGCAGCCCACCTGACTGTGGTGGTTTTGTTCTATGGGACAGCTCTCTCCATGTACCTGAAGCCGTTGGCTGTGGATTCACAGGAAATAGATAAATTTATAGCTCTGGTATATGCTGGGTTAATCCCCATGTTGAATCCTATCATTTATAGTCTACGGaacaaagaagtgaaagcagCTGTGAAAAAATTGCTGATTAGGAATcatctttgtgctttttaa
- the LOC144321772 gene encoding olfactory receptor 13D1-like encodes MDGTNWTEIEFILQGLSEYPRVEKLLFVMCLMMYLVILLGNSTLIILTLLDSRLHTPMYFFLGNLSFLDIWYTSSFIPSMLIHFLSQKKTISFARCVIQMSASYTMGSTECVLLAVMAYDRYVAICNPLRYSIIMSKALCIQMAALSWGLGFLNSLTETVLAIRLPFCGKNVINHFACEILAFVKLACTDISLNEITIMLGNVIFLFSPLLLICISYIFILSTVLRINSAEGRKKAFSICSAHLTVVTLFYGTILFMYMKPKSKDSAFNKLIALFYGVVTPMLNPIIYSLRNTEVHGAMRKLMTKHSYWRKG; translated from the coding sequence atggaCGGGACAAATTGGACAGAGATTGAGTTCATTCTGCAGGGACTTTCTGAGTACCCAAGAGTGGAAAAACTCCTTTTTGTGATGTGCTTGATgatgtacctggtgatcctgctgGGAAACAGCACCTTGATCATCCTAACTCTCCTGGATTCCCGGCTCCATacacccatgtacttcttccttggTAATCTTTCCTTCCTAGACATTTGGTACACATCCTCCTTTATCCCCTCAATGTTGATACACTTCCTATCACAGAAAAAAACCATCTCCTTTGCTAGATGTGTTATTCAGATGTCTGCCTCCTACACTATGGGGTCCACAGAGTGTGTGCTCCTAGCAGTGATGGCATATGACCGTTACGTGGCCATCTGTAACCCTCTGAGATACTCCATCATCATGAGCAAGGCACTGTGTATTCAGATGGCAGCTCTCTCCTGGGGATTGGGCTTTCTCAATTCACTGACAGAAACTGTTCTTGCAATACGGCTGCCCTTCTGTGGAAAAAATGTCATTAACCACTTTGCTTGTGAAATATTGGCCTTTGTCAAGCTGGCTTGTACAGATATTTCCTTGAATGAGATTACTATAATGTTgggaaatgtaatatttttattttccccattgcTGTTAATTTGTATCTCCTACATTTTCATCCTTTCTACTGTACTAAGAATCAattcagcagaaggaaggaaaaaggccTTTTCTATCTGCTCAGCCCACTTAACAGTAGTGACTTTGTTTTATGGGACAATCCTCTTCATGTATATGAAGCCAAAGTCCAAAGACTCTGCTTTTAATAAATTGATTGCTCTGTTCTATGGAGTAGTCACTCCCATGCTCAACCCTATCATCTATAGCCTGAGGAATACAGAGGTACATGGAGCTATGAGAAAATTGATGACTAAACACTCATATTGGAGAAAAGGATGA